Proteins from one Candidatus Syntrophosphaera sp. genomic window:
- a CDS encoding CAP domain-containing protein → MALLGNLGAESVGVEEFERRIFESVNAARAESGIRPLASDPGLVDLARTHSRNMAWQGFFSHRDKQGLQVSQRLEKYHPELLHAGIGENLYYLERSDRKYDPAQIVNGWMNSAEHRANLLQPEYTHTGIGIFLMGNKLYTTQVYAIPILRLLSPLPGKLSRGKSYVLEFEYLSPISGEDLQFLLATPDPKARIRVNDFVYHEGMIPLNVIWRDKTRLSLVLAFPGGKGTYSLQVGWDGYFYTDMLKFRVK, encoded by the coding sequence ATGGCCCTGTTGGGGAACCTTGGCGCCGAGAGCGTGGGGGTGGAGGAATTTGAACGGCGGATCTTCGAATCCGTAAATGCCGCGCGGGCTGAAAGTGGAATCAGGCCTCTGGCCTCCGACCCCGGTTTGGTGGATTTGGCCCGGACCCACAGCCGTAACATGGCCTGGCAGGGATTCTTCTCCCACCGGGACAAGCAGGGCCTGCAGGTTTCCCAACGCCTGGAGAAATACCATCCCGAACTGCTGCACGCGGGGATCGGGGAAAACCTCTACTATCTGGAGCGAAGCGACCGCAAATACGATCCGGCCCAGATCGTGAACGGCTGGATGAATTCCGCAGAGCACCGCGCCAACCTCCTGCAGCCGGAATACACCCATACGGGCATCGGCATCTTCCTCATGGGCAACAAACTCTACACCACCCAGGTCTACGCCATCCCCATCTTGAGGCTGCTTTCCCCGCTGCCCGGCAAACTCAGCCGCGGCAAGTCCTATGTGCTGGAGTTTGAGTATCTTTCACCCATCTCCGGCGAAGACCTGCAATTCCTGTTGGCGACCCCGGACCCCAAAGCGCGGATCCGGGTGAACGACTTTGTCTACCACGAGGGCATGATCCCGCTGAACGTGATCTGGAGGGACAAAACCCGCCTCAGCCTGGTTTTGGCTTTCCCGGGAGGCAAGGGGACCTATTCTCTGCAGGTGGGCTGGGACGGCTATTTTTATACCGACATGCTCAAATTCAGGGTAAAGTGA
- the fusA gene encoding elongation factor G, whose amino-acid sequence MNSDSDSPLRRIRNIGIMAHIDAGKTTTTERILFYAGFLHKMGEVHDGNTFTDWMEQERERGITITSATVTCAWKDTQINIIDTPGHVDFTAEVERSLRVLDGVVGVFCGVAGVEPQSETVWHQADRYNVPRIAYVNKLDRLGADYERVISMIHERLTKKARPVNIPIGKEDGFSGVVDLITMQAWLFDPLTLGCEVHLEEVPADMLSYAQGMREELLDSIAEFDDELMYAFLEGEEIDPDLIRRAIRKGTVSGNFVPVLCGSSLKNKGVQLLLDGIRDFLPSPLDVPPALGFAPKTEEEISLEPDPKGPFVGLAFKVQTDKYVGKLVYVRVYSGTLKKGGSFINQNNGKRERVSRILQMMSNRKHDLNELHAGDIGAFVGCRFLTTGDTITDGQIDVLLGKMHFPDSVISIAIEPKTKADQESLSDSLARLEEEDPTFRVHIDKDTGQTLISGMGELHLEIIIDRLRREFGVSANVGTPQVSYKETITRAVECEDTFLRDMNGKGNYARAKFRLTPLRQEELTGEAKNIFVSRVGTDRIPAEYHKPIEEAAHNALNDGPLISGNVERVKIELIDGDFNPVDSNELAFRIVTSMAIGKGLREAAPVIMEPIMLLTVLSPDDFVGDIISDINAKRGHISVLRRHNEYQQEIVAEAPLSELFGYATRIRSLSQGRAIYTLEFRKYEITPAQVQSAVLKRIRGYVE is encoded by the coding sequence ATGAACAGCGACTCTGATAGTCCGCTACGCAGGATCAGGAACATCGGCATCATGGCCCACATCGATGCCGGCAAGACCACGACCACGGAGCGGATCCTGTTTTACGCGGGATTTTTGCACAAGATGGGCGAGGTGCATGATGGCAACACATTCACGGACTGGATGGAGCAGGAACGGGAGCGGGGCATCACGATAACGTCCGCGACGGTGACCTGCGCGTGGAAAGACACGCAGATCAACATCATCGACACTCCCGGGCATGTGGATTTCACCGCCGAGGTGGAGCGCAGTTTGCGCGTTCTGGACGGCGTTGTGGGCGTTTTTTGCGGAGTGGCCGGGGTCGAGCCGCAATCGGAGACTGTCTGGCATCAGGCGGATCGCTACAACGTGCCCCGGATCGCTTATGTGAACAAGCTTGACCGCCTGGGGGCAGATTACGAAAGGGTGATCAGCATGATCCACGAGCGGCTGACCAAAAAGGCCAGGCCGGTCAACATCCCCATCGGCAAAGAGGACGGTTTTTCCGGAGTGGTGGACCTGATCACGATGCAGGCCTGGCTGTTCGATCCGCTAACTCTGGGCTGCGAAGTGCACCTCGAGGAGGTCCCCGCGGATATGCTATCCTACGCGCAAGGCATGCGGGAAGAGCTTTTGGACAGCATCGCGGAATTTGACGACGAGCTGATGTATGCCTTCCTGGAAGGCGAGGAGATCGATCCTGATTTGATCCGGCGTGCCATCCGCAAAGGGACAGTGAGCGGAAATTTCGTTCCCGTGCTTTGCGGCTCATCGCTGAAGAACAAAGGCGTGCAGCTGCTCCTAGACGGGATCCGGGACTTTTTACCCTCGCCGCTGGATGTTCCGCCCGCACTGGGCTTCGCGCCCAAGACGGAAGAGGAGATCAGCCTGGAGCCGGATCCGAAGGGGCCATTCGTTGGCCTGGCCTTCAAGGTGCAGACCGATAAGTATGTGGGCAAGCTGGTCTACGTGCGCGTCTATTCCGGCACGCTGAAGAAGGGCGGCAGCTTCATCAACCAGAACAACGGCAAGCGAGAACGCGTTTCCCGCATCCTGCAGATGATGAGCAACCGCAAGCACGATCTGAACGAGCTCCACGCCGGGGATATCGGCGCTTTTGTCGGCTGCCGTTTCCTGACCACAGGCGATACGATCACGGACGGCCAGATCGACGTCCTGCTGGGCAAAATGCACTTTCCGGACAGCGTGATCTCGATCGCCATCGAACCCAAGACCAAGGCCGACCAGGAAAGCCTGAGCGACTCCCTGGCCAGGCTGGAGGAAGAGGATCCCACCTTCCGGGTGCACATCGACAAGGATACCGGCCAGACCCTCATCTCGGGCATGGGCGAGCTGCACCTGGAAATCATCATCGACAGGCTGCGCCGGGAATTCGGGGTCAGCGCCAACGTTGGCACTCCGCAGGTTTCCTACAAGGAGACCATCACCCGGGCTGTGGAATGCGAAGACACCTTCCTGCGGGACATGAACGGCAAAGGCAACTACGCCCGGGCCAAATTCCGCCTCACCCCGCTGCGGCAGGAAGAACTGACCGGCGAGGCCAAAAACATCTTCGTCTCGAGGGTGGGGACGGACAGGATCCCCGCCGAATATCACAAACCCATCGAGGAGGCGGCCCACAACGCCCTCAACGACGGGCCCCTGATCAGCGGAAACGTGGAAAGGGTGAAAATTGAACTGATCGACGGTGATTTCAACCCAGTGGATTCCAATGAACTGGCCTTCCGCATCGTGACCTCCATGGCCATCGGCAAAGGGCTGAGGGAGGCCGCGCCGGTGATCATGGAACCCATCATGCTGCTCACCGTTTTGAGCCCGGACGACTTTGTGGGCGACATCATTTCGGATATCAACGCCAAGCGTGGTCACATCTCAGTCCTGCGCAGGCACAACGAATACCAGCAGGAGATCGTGGCCGAGGCCCCTCTCTCCGAGCTTTTCGGCTACGCCACCCGGATCCGCTCGTTGAGCCAGGGCAGGGCGATCTACACCCTGGAATTCCGCAAATACGAGATCACTCCAGCGCAAGTCCAAAGCGCCGTCCTGAAACGCATCCGCGGCTATGTCGAATAA
- a CDS encoding STAS domain-containing protein, with protein MNIDLKFEGDRALMTVEGFLNSDNASILQEKLNEVLQSGARFLDLDLFECKNISSTGIGKLLLFYKDFIGKGGEIEVVRSSNTIYELFSMLKLNQLFIVNLE; from the coding sequence ATGAACATCGACCTGAAATTCGAAGGCGATCGCGCGCTCATGACGGTCGAGGGCTTCCTGAACAGCGACAACGCCAGTATCCTGCAGGAAAAACTGAATGAGGTGCTGCAATCCGGGGCACGGTTCCTGGATCTGGACCTCTTTGAATGCAAAAACATCAGCAGCACGGGTATCGGCAAGCTGCTCCTGTTCTACAAGGATTTCATCGGCAAGGGCGGAGAGATCGAGGTTGTGCGCAGTTCAAACACGATCTATGAACTTTTTTCCATGCTCAAACTGAACCAGTTGTTCATCGTTAACCTTGAATGA
- the xth gene encoding exodeoxyribonuclease III, protein MILNLWSWNVNGLRAVLNKDFINVVKRERPDWLGLQETKLQEHQVPPELAELDEYSMHWSHAERKGYSGTAVFSLAEPLSVSRSFGIPEFDSEGRILRCDYDSFIIYNIYFPNGQMNDQRLDYKLRFYDRCLEVMEEDRAGGNMVLVTGDYNTAHHEIDLANPKENEKTSGFLPIERAWLDKITKLGWVDTFRLFHPEPQRYSWWSYRAGARTRNVGWRIDYFFVNSEFQDRVVDADIRDDIMGSDHCPVTLRITLP, encoded by the coding sequence TTGATCCTGAATTTATGGTCATGGAACGTAAACGGCCTCCGTGCCGTTCTGAACAAGGATTTCATCAACGTTGTCAAGCGCGAACGGCCGGACTGGCTGGGACTGCAGGAAACCAAGCTGCAGGAGCATCAGGTCCCGCCGGAGTTGGCCGAACTCGATGAATACAGCATGCATTGGTCCCATGCCGAACGCAAGGGCTATTCCGGCACGGCGGTCTTTTCCCTGGCTGAGCCGCTTTCGGTCTCCCGCAGCTTCGGGATCCCCGAGTTCGATTCTGAGGGCCGGATCCTTCGCTGCGACTATGATAGCTTCATCATCTACAACATCTATTTCCCCAACGGCCAGATGAACGACCAGCGCCTGGACTACAAGCTCCGCTTTTACGACAGGTGCCTGGAAGTGATGGAGGAGGACCGCGCCGGGGGAAACATGGTTCTGGTGACCGGCGATTACAACACTGCCCACCACGAAATCGACCTGGCCAATCCCAAGGAGAACGAAAAGACCAGTGGCTTCCTGCCCATCGAGCGTGCCTGGTTGGACAAGATTACCAAGCTCGGCTGGGTGGACACTTTCCGCCTCTTCCATCCCGAACCGCAGCGCTATTCCTGGTGGAGCTACCGTGCCGGGGCCCGTACCCGCAACGTGGGCTGGCGCATCGATTATTTCTTCGTCAATTCTGAATTCCAGGACCGCGTTGTGGATGCCGATATCCGCGACGACATCATGGGCTCGGACCACTGCCCGGTCACGCTCAGGATCACTTTACCCTGA
- a CDS encoding cupin domain-containing protein, protein MNQDSPFPVGPPAGTETFTNQVWFNLLVPDEDNTYDTHVYNVNFDPAARTFWHSHPGGQILLVTSGTGFYQEKGKPARKLAPGDVVTIPPYTVHWHGAAPDSEFAHLGIGAQVHLGPIQWLHPVSDAEYQEATASQ, encoded by the coding sequence ATGAATCAGGACAGCCCCTTCCCGGTTGGACCGCCGGCAGGCACGGAAACCTTCACCAACCAGGTTTGGTTCAATCTGCTGGTGCCCGACGAGGACAACACCTACGACACCCACGTCTACAACGTGAATTTCGATCCCGCGGCCAGAACTTTCTGGCACTCCCATCCCGGGGGCCAGATCCTTTTGGTGACCAGCGGAACCGGCTTTTACCAGGAAAAAGGGAAACCAGCCCGAAAACTCGCACCCGGCGACGTGGTCACCATCCCGCCCTATACGGTGCACTGGCATGGCGCTGCTCCAGACAGCGAATTCGCCCATCTGGGCATCGGCGCGCAGGTCCATCTGGGGCCGATACAGTGGCTGCATCCCGTGAGCGACGCAGAGTATCAGGAAGCCACTGCCTCGCAATAA